A stretch of Synechococcus sp. WH 8020 DNA encodes these proteins:
- a CDS encoding chlorophyll a/b-binding protein: MTTTLRAPTGLVTRDGEGHGNVYAKEPRMEYATADAGWGFHSRAEKLNGRLAMLGFVAAIATELLTGESLLRAIGL, from the coding sequence ATGACCACAACACTCCGCGCTCCAACTGGCCTCGTCACCAGAGATGGCGAAGGTCACGGCAATGTGTATGCCAAAGAGCCCCGCATGGAATATGCAACGGCGGATGCTGGCTGGGGCTTCCATTCACGAGCAGAAAAGCTCAATGGACGATTAGCAATGCTTGGATTCGTTGCTGCTATAGCCACAGAATTGCTGACTGGAGAAAGCTTGCTACGCGCCATTGGTCTTTGA